A window of Planifilum fimeticola contains these coding sequences:
- a CDS encoding phasin family protein, which produces MKDLAKKGLSLGLGLLVMTKEQVEKAVDELVKKGKISADESKKMVNRLIETGEREREHLDEVLRERVKNILSELDIPSKKELEALEERVRRLEERQE; this is translated from the coding sequence ATGAAGGATCTGGCCAAAAAGGGACTTTCCCTCGGGCTCGGCCTGTTGGTGATGACCAAGGAACAGGTGGAAAAGGCGGTCGACGAACTGGTCAAAAAAGGGAAGATTTCCGCCGACGAGTCGAAGAAAATGGTGAACCGGCTGATCGAAACGGGGGAAAGGGAAAGGGAGCACTTGGATGAAGTGCTCCGGGAACGGGTAAAAAACATCCTGTCGGAGCTGGACATCCCCTCCAAAAAGGAGCTCGAAGCGTTGGAGGAGCGGGTTCGGCGCCTGGAAGAACGCCAAGAGTAA
- a CDS encoding threonine ammonia-lyase, whose product MFQIPELKDILKAQRNISPWVRETPLEHHRGLSALLGAEVYLKMEMMRETRAFKIRGACHFIAELGQEKRQRGVIAASGGSHALGVAYAASVMKVPATIVVTLRAPKHIAESCRLYGAEVIVAGEVYDDACRIAMEIAEERGLTFIHSYDHPAIVAGQGTVGLEIFHQLPDPDVIICPVGGGGLINGVMITAGAFRPETEVWGVEPEGAPTMTESLRAEKLVHLDNPRSVADKLVTKEVGRLNFEIARRLSPRMVTVSEEQIRHAMYLLLSQANLWAEGAAASALAAAWKERESLRGKKAVLVLTGGNVDAAVIRQVLAEYHA is encoded by the coding sequence TTGTTCCAAATCCCCGAACTCAAAGACATCCTGAAAGCGCAGAGGAACATCTCTCCCTGGGTCCGGGAAACCCCCCTGGAACATCACCGGGGGCTCAGCGCCCTGCTGGGGGCCGAGGTCTATCTGAAAATGGAAATGATGCGGGAAACGCGGGCCTTCAAGATCCGCGGGGCTTGCCACTTCATCGCGGAACTGGGGCAGGAGAAGCGCCAGAGGGGGGTGATCGCCGCGTCGGGGGGAAGCCATGCGCTGGGGGTCGCCTATGCCGCTTCCGTGATGAAGGTTCCGGCCACCATCGTGGTGACGTTGCGCGCTCCGAAACATATCGCCGAAAGTTGCCGCCTGTACGGAGCGGAGGTGATCGTGGCCGGGGAGGTGTATGACGATGCCTGCAGGATCGCGATGGAGATCGCCGAGGAACGCGGTTTGACCTTTATTCACTCCTATGACCATCCGGCGATTGTGGCCGGCCAGGGAACCGTCGGACTGGAGATCTTCCATCAGCTTCCCGACCCCGATGTCATCATCTGTCCGGTGGGTGGGGGCGGATTGATCAACGGGGTGATGATCACGGCCGGGGCGTTCCGTCCGGAAACGGAGGTGTGGGGAGTGGAGCCCGAGGGCGCACCCACGATGACGGAGAGCCTCCGGGCGGAAAAGCTCGTTCATCTCGACAACCCGCGCAGTGTCGCCGATAAATTGGTCACGAAGGAAGTGGGAAGATTAAACTTCGAGATCGCCCGGAGATTAAGCCCCCGGATGGTTACCGTCTCGGAGGAGCAAATCCGCCATGCCATGTATCTTCTGCTGTCTCAGGCCAATTTGTGGGCGGAAGGGGCGGCCGCTTCCGCACTGGCCGCCGCCTGGAAGGAGAGGGAGAGTCTCCGGGGGAAAAAAGCGGTTCTGGTCTTGACCGGCGGAAATGTGGATGCCGCCGTCATCCGTCAGGTGTTGGCCGAATATCATGCATAG
- a CDS encoding prenyltransferase yields the protein MDIGNRFSGDSPREWSYRFSWVHLTRPMTLTGTICPVLAGTALAAENGSVRPDMFVAVLIAALLVQMATNLFNDYFDVLHGQDRDKWATPEDPKHGAGPAHRAIPTVAGLMLSVAVVLGAYLAWSSHGWVAVVGTAGILCGYAYSAGPRPLSSLGLGELIAALFLGTAVTVIAYAVQGAPPDGRVFAASLPFSFLIASMILSNNIRDIEKDRAFRRTLAIRLGRAGAARLLSAILLLAYLSLAVLIGFRLLPWTAGLAWLAFPLALRLRHAYRVGAERREEMGGMKWAAWHHWAYGLLYAAGIWLSL from the coding sequence TTGGACATTGGGAACAGGTTTTCCGGAGATTCTCCCCGGGAATGGTCCTATCGATTTTCGTGGGTGCATCTCACGCGGCCGATGACCCTGACGGGCACGATCTGCCCGGTGCTCGCGGGAACGGCCCTGGCGGCGGAAAACGGGTCGGTTCGCCCGGATATGTTTGTTGCCGTGCTGATTGCCGCCCTTTTGGTGCAAATGGCGACCAATCTATTCAATGATTATTTTGATGTGCTGCACGGCCAGGACCGCGACAAGTGGGCAACCCCCGAGGACCCGAAGCATGGCGCCGGGCCCGCCCACCGCGCGATTCCGACGGTCGCCGGTCTCATGTTGTCGGTGGCGGTGGTCTTGGGCGCATACCTGGCCTGGAGCAGCCATGGATGGGTGGCCGTTGTCGGCACGGCCGGAATCCTGTGCGGCTACGCTTATTCAGCCGGACCGCGCCCCCTGTCGTCCCTGGGCTTGGGCGAGCTGATCGCCGCCCTTTTTCTGGGAACGGCGGTGACCGTCATCGCCTATGCCGTGCAGGGAGCGCCGCCGGACGGACGGGTTTTCGCCGCCTCCCTTCCTTTTTCCTTCCTGATCGCTTCCATGATTTTATCCAACAATATTCGGGACATCGAAAAGGATCGGGCCTTCCGCCGCACCCTGGCCATCCGTCTCGGCAGGGCGGGCGCCGCCCGCTTGCTTTCGGCGATTCTCCTCCTCGCCTATTTGTCCTTGGCCGTTTTGATTGGATTCCGCCTTCTCCCGTGGACGGCGGGACTTGCTTGGCTGGCTTTCCCCCTGGCCCTTCGGCTGCGTCACGCGTACCGCGTCGGAGCCGAGAGGAGAGAGGAGATGGGCGGGATGAAATGGGCCGCCTGGCACCACTGGGCCTACGGGCTGCTCTATGCCGCGGGGATCTGGCTGTCCCTGTGA
- a CDS encoding ABC1 kinase family protein, translating to MIGRRIRYMSRYREIAVALARHGFGFVVEELGLRSMLSLPKRLVGNEPPDPKTYGERIRMVLEDLGPTFIKLGQIASTRSDLFSEDILRELENLQDHISPFPFSDVRRTIEKELGPLEKIFSRFDETPLAAASIGQVHRAVLTTGEEVAVKVRRPFIETIVEADLEILRDLASIADHRFKWAARMRLRQVVEEFAEALLSELDFASEGNNAERIGAQFAGDESVRVPKIFWEYTRQNVLTMEFIAGVKMTDEAGLAASGHDRKALAERYLKAMLHQILIEGFFHADPHPGNLFVLPDGSLAFIDFGLVGRLGPETKNHFISLILSMLRQDTDGVIRTLLRMGIVPEDADMEQLWLDTDRLRDKYTGVPLSRIRLGDAIRDLFQVASRHRIRIPANLTLAGKAILVMEGVAARLHPELNIMEIAMPFGNRLIRERLDPRRVAGRLWKSVTDYGEMLSELPQDLQSLIRDLRRGKFRVQMEIPRLELFLKRLERISNRLTFSILLLAFSIIMTGLIIGLSLSNHPTLLLNSPAIQMGFVIALLMILWLMFSIFRSGRF from the coding sequence ATGATCGGCAGAAGAATTCGCTACATGAGCCGCTATCGGGAAATCGCCGTCGCCCTCGCCCGTCACGGCTTCGGCTTCGTGGTGGAAGAGTTGGGCCTGCGCTCGATGCTCTCCCTGCCGAAACGGCTGGTGGGCAACGAACCGCCCGATCCGAAAACCTACGGGGAGAGGATCCGGATGGTGCTGGAGGATCTGGGGCCCACCTTCATCAAGCTGGGCCAGATCGCCAGCACCCGAAGCGACCTGTTTTCCGAGGACATCCTCCGCGAGCTGGAAAACCTGCAGGATCACATCTCCCCGTTTCCCTTCTCCGACGTGCGGCGGACGATCGAAAAGGAGCTGGGTCCCCTGGAGAAGATCTTCTCCCGGTTCGATGAGACTCCCCTGGCCGCCGCATCGATCGGCCAGGTGCACCGGGCCGTGCTGACCACCGGCGAAGAAGTGGCGGTGAAGGTCCGGCGCCCGTTCATCGAAACGATCGTCGAAGCCGACCTGGAGATCCTCCGCGACCTTGCCTCCATCGCCGACCACCGGTTCAAGTGGGCCGCCCGCATGCGGCTGCGGCAGGTGGTGGAGGAGTTCGCCGAAGCGCTGTTGTCAGAATTGGATTTTGCCAGCGAAGGAAACAATGCCGAAAGGATCGGCGCCCAGTTCGCGGGGGACGAAAGCGTCCGCGTCCCGAAGATCTTCTGGGAATACACCCGACAGAACGTCCTGACGATGGAATTCATCGCCGGCGTCAAGATGACGGACGAGGCCGGACTGGCGGCCTCGGGCCACGACCGCAAGGCGTTGGCCGAACGGTACCTGAAAGCGATGCTCCACCAGATCCTGATCGAGGGCTTTTTCCACGCCGATCCCCATCCCGGGAACCTGTTCGTCCTCCCGGACGGGAGCCTCGCCTTCATCGACTTCGGCCTGGTGGGCCGCCTCGGTCCCGAGACCAAAAATCACTTCATCAGCCTGATCCTGTCCATGCTCCGCCAAGACACCGACGGGGTCATCCGGACGCTCCTCCGGATGGGAATTGTCCCCGAGGACGCCGACATGGAACAATTGTGGCTCGATACGGACCGCCTGCGCGACAAGTATACCGGCGTTCCCCTTTCCCGGATCCGGCTCGGCGACGCGATCCGGGACCTGTTCCAGGTGGCCTCCCGCCACCGGATCCGCATCCCGGCCAATTTGACCCTCGCCGGCAAAGCGATCCTGGTGATGGAGGGCGTCGCCGCCCGGCTTCATCCGGAACTGAACATCATGGAGATCGCCATGCCCTTCGGAAACCGGCTGATCCGGGAACGGCTGGATCCCCGCCGGGTGGCGGGCCGCCTGTGGAAAAGCGTGACCGACTACGGGGAAATGCTGTCCGAGCTGCCGCAGGATCTGCAGTCGCTCATCCGCGATCTCCGCCGGGGGAAGTTTCGCGTTCAGATGGAGATCCCACGGCTGGAATTGTTTCTCAAGAGGCTGGAACGGATCAGCAATCGGCTCACCTTCAGCATCCTGCTTCTCGCCTTCAGCATCATCATGACCGGGCTGATCATCGGGCTCTCCCTGAGCAACCATCCCACCCTCCTGCTGAACAGCCCCGCGATTCAGATGGGATTCGTCATCGCCCTGCTGATGATCCTGTGGCTGATGTTCTCCATCTTCCGCTCGGGGCGGTTTTGA
- a CDS encoding P-II family nitrogen regulator, translating into MSNRLSPHKLIVTILKKGMARSAVQAAKKAGARGATVMLGRGTGIHERRFLGIQWNPEKEVILILVPDEQVETILDALVAAGKLDKPGTGIGFVLDTKRIGGICSPSRSVAPSEHATREVKEMENAPIRYDLIVTIVNKGKEDVVVDASKKAGAEGGTIISGRGTGIHEHAKLFNIPIEPEKNIVLTLIDREKTEAVLEKIMEEAELNKPGRGIAFVMEVERTVGINHALNRMVNQQMKAQNNS; encoded by the coding sequence ATGAGCAATCGGCTGAGTCCGCATAAGCTGATCGTCACCATTTTGAAAAAGGGAATGGCCCGGTCCGCGGTTCAGGCGGCCAAGAAGGCCGGCGCGAGAGGGGCCACGGTGATGCTCGGACGGGGGACCGGGATCCATGAACGGAGGTTTTTGGGAATCCAATGGAATCCGGAGAAGGAAGTGATTCTCATCCTGGTTCCCGACGAGCAGGTGGAGACCATTTTGGACGCGCTTGTTGCGGCGGGCAAATTGGACAAACCGGGAACCGGGATCGGTTTTGTATTGGATACGAAAAGAATCGGGGGGATTTGCAGTCCGTCGAGATCCGTCGCCCCCTCTGAGCATGCGACCCGGGAGGTGAAGGAAATGGAAAACGCTCCGATCCGGTACGATCTGATCGTCACCATCGTCAACAAAGGAAAAGAGGATGTCGTGGTGGACGCCAGCAAAAAGGCGGGAGCCGAAGGGGGCACGATCATCTCCGGCAGGGGAACCGGCATCCACGAACACGCCAAGCTGTTCAACATCCCGATCGAACCGGAAAAGAACATCGTGCTGACCTTGATCGACCGGGAGAAGACCGAGGCCGTCCTGGAAAAGATCATGGAAGAGGCGGAACTGAACAAGCCCGGCCGGGGCATCGCCTTTGTGATGGAAGTGGAGCGAACCGTGGGCATCAACCACGCGCTGAACCGGATGGTCAACCAGCAGATGAAGGCTCAAAACAACTCGTGA